Proteins from one Nitrobacteraceae bacterium AZCC 2146 genomic window:
- a CDS encoding hypothetical protein (product_source=Hypo-rule applied; transmembrane_helix_parts=Outside_1_4,TMhelix_5_27,Inside_28_32): MKEIAWWMFVVLGSALLTNGIAWYGEIIARIQ, from the coding sequence ATGAAAGAGATCGCATGGTGGATGTTCGTGGTGTTGGGCAGCGCTCTGCTCACCAATGGTATTGCCTGGTACGGCGAGATCATCGCCCGCATTCAATGA
- a CDS encoding hypothetical protein (product_source=Hypo-rule applied; pfam=PF05708; superfamily=54001) — MGWMCDNVGRLIARLEKPANCEPFSQNDATALRDALRPGDVLLVEGKSCISGSIKYLTQSIWSHSALYVGPMVGAATDGEPHVLIEASIGEGVVSAPLSKYLHCQTRICRPIDLSGEDCKNVCRYASERIGLGYDFKNVVDLMRYLFPWPTMQRWRRRVIALGSGDPGRIICSSLIAQAFESVRYPILPKITHTKSRRGPGKIAENRHASLYTPSDFDISPYFMVVKPTLIGGFNYKDMHWADLPQVMRHKSRSLQRRDRGGSLSWSRH, encoded by the coding sequence GTGGGCTGGATGTGCGACAATGTCGGACGTTTGATTGCCCGACTGGAGAAGCCGGCCAACTGTGAGCCGTTCTCCCAAAACGATGCGACGGCCTTACGCGATGCCCTTCGGCCCGGTGATGTATTGCTGGTCGAGGGCAAAAGCTGCATTTCCGGCAGTATCAAGTATCTCACTCAATCGATTTGGTCGCATTCGGCTTTGTACGTCGGTCCGATGGTGGGCGCCGCAACGGACGGCGAGCCGCACGTCCTGATTGAAGCCAGTATCGGCGAAGGTGTCGTGTCGGCACCGCTGTCGAAATATCTGCATTGTCAAACCCGCATCTGCCGACCGATCGACTTAAGCGGAGAGGACTGCAAAAACGTCTGTCGCTACGCCTCCGAACGCATTGGTCTCGGCTACGATTTCAAGAATGTCGTCGACCTGATGCGCTATCTATTCCCATGGCCAACAATGCAGCGTTGGCGTCGCCGAGTGATCGCGCTCGGCTCCGGCGATCCTGGCCGGATCATATGTTCTTCGTTGATTGCGCAAGCTTTCGAGTCGGTACGTTACCCGATCTTGCCCAAGATCACGCACACCAAGAGCCGGCGGGGGCCGGGCAAAATCGCCGAGAACCGTCACGCGTCACTATATACGCCGAGTGACTTCGACATCTCTCCCTACTTCATGGTGGTGAAGCCCACGCTGATCGGCGGATTCAATTACAAAGATATGCATTGGGCCGATCTTCCCCAGGTTATGCGGCATAAGTCACGATCGCTCCAGAGGCGCGACCGCGGAGGCAGCTTAAGCTGGTCGAGGCACTGA
- a CDS encoding PAS domain S-box-containing protein (product_source=TIGR00229; cath_funfam=1.10.287.130,1.10.510.10,3.30.450.20,3.30.450.40,3.30.565.10; cog=COG0642,COG2203,COG3899; pfam=PF00069,PF00512,PF01590,PF02518,PF08448,PF13191,PF13426; smart=SM00065,SM00086,SM00091,SM00382,SM00387,SM00388; superfamily=48452,52540,55781,55785,55874,56112; tigrfam=TIGR00229): MEPSFQFDALGEDGFQVLLEDSERVLCRGWRLGRNGSRSPILVVLPAVERPSPLSLERLAHEYGLKDELDGVWALRPLELESDRARTKLVFEDPGGEPLVLLLGAPMEMGSFLRLAIGTAAAVSKMHQHGLVHKDIKPANILVNCADGRVRLTGFGLASRLPRERQAPEPPEIIAGTLAYMAPEQTGRMNRSIDSRSDLYALGVTFYEMLTGALPFNASDPIEWVHCHVARRPVAPAERLNDIPNATSAIIMKLLAKTAEERYQTAGGLESDLRRCLAEWKALDLIGDFPLGQQDTPNRLLIPEKLYGRARDIETLRAAFDRVIQSGTPELVLVSGYSGIGKSSVVNELHKVLVPARALFAAGKFDQYKRDIPYSTLVQAFRSLVRPLLGKSDIELNGWRDTLLEALGPNGRLMIDLVPELKLIIGEQPALPDLPPQDAQRRFQLVFRRLIGVFARPEHPLALFLDDLQWVDTATLDLMEHLFIQPDVRHLMLIGAYRDNEVDPAHPLMRKLVAIRNAGVLVREIKLGPLSHEDVGQLIADTVRCERARAAPLTQLAHEKTAANPFFLIQFLQVLAERGLLTFEHDQARWSWDLDRIHAKGYTDNVVDLMVTRLTRLPAETRTALQELACLGNVAAITMLSTVLGVSEEQIHTNLWEAVRQELVERREGSYRFIHDRVQESAYALIPEALQAETHLRIGRLLAAHTPPEKREEAIFEIVNQLNRATALITLRDEREQLAGFNLIAGKRAKASSAYASALSYLATAGLVLAEDRWERCYRLVFAIELDRAECEFLTGDLAAANERLLTLSQRAANIVDKSAATCLRIVLNLTLDRQEHAVEIGLEYLRGVGIAWPPHPTEAEAWQEYERMREQLGGRPIEALFDLPLILDPAWRGTMEVLMNLCTPAFFNDKNLWVLVLLRMASLSIEHGNSDASCFAYAYLVMIVGSRFGDYRTAYRFTQLSFDLMEKKGLDRFRTRVYGAGNFCVPWTRHLREARPLLRRALVTGPESGDVTFTAYTYNNLVANLLGCGEPLEEAQREAENGLRFAQKARFGMSVDIMATQLGLVKTLRGLTPSFGSFHDEEFDEYSFEQHLESQPYHLPGCWYWIRKLQARLYAGDYRKAVAAAAKARPLLWTTTSLFEEAEYHFYGALARAIASDSATPDERRELLEVLAEHHERLAFWAENCLENFEHRAALVGAEIARVEGRELDAEHLYERAIRSARAHGFVHNEALAYEVAARFYAARGFTQIADLYLRNARYGYLRWGADGKVRQLDEMHPHLRANELVPGPTNTMGAPIEHLDLATVIKVSQAVSGEIVLEKLLDTIIRTAMVQAGAERALIILARDVAQRIAAEATTSGDSVAVHLRDEAAGEAALPESILHYVLRTREIVILDDASAHSPFSADPYIRQRRARSVLCVPLLTQAKLIGALYLENNLAPRVFAPARISVLKLLASQAAISLENTSLYRDLAEREAKIRHLVDANIIGIFIWNVEGQVIEANDAFLHMVGYDREDLTSGRVNQTDLTPPEWHARDAPMVAELKTIGTVQPFEKEYFRKDGSRVPVLIGVTAFHEKRDQGVGFVLDLTERKRAERALRDSEELKRKIIESSTDCIEVLDLDGNLLFMSSSGQHLLEIDDIGPYLNSCWVDFWRPQDRSRVSEAIAAARAGGIGKFQAFCPSAKGVPRWWDVITTPICNADGEPEQLLLVSRDITERKRAEAQALEGEQRYRDVQMELAHANRVATMGQLTASIAHEVKQPIASSVNNAESALNWLNRPAPNLDEAREAIACVVDDGHRAAEVIDRIRDLVRKAPPLQDRLEINRAIRQVIELTRGEAVKNRVSVDTQLAEELPPIAGDRVQLQQVILNLIINAIQAMSATTDGPRRLVISTGKAESGGVLVAVRDSGFGLAPGNLEHIFEAFHTTKPGGFGLGLSICRSIIDAHSGRLWASANEPRGAIFQFTLPAYLDSAS, encoded by the coding sequence TTGGAGCCATCGTTTCAATTCGACGCACTAGGAGAAGATGGCTTTCAGGTCTTGTTGGAGGACAGTGAGCGCGTCTTGTGCCGAGGGTGGCGCCTGGGCAGAAATGGCAGCCGCAGCCCCATATTGGTCGTACTGCCTGCTGTAGAGCGCCCGTCGCCCTTGAGCCTCGAACGCCTCGCCCACGAATATGGGTTGAAGGATGAGCTAGACGGAGTGTGGGCCCTGCGTCCGCTTGAGCTCGAATCCGACCGCGCTCGAACAAAACTGGTGTTCGAGGACCCTGGCGGCGAGCCGCTCGTGCTGCTGCTCGGCGCGCCCATGGAAATGGGGAGCTTCTTGCGCCTCGCCATCGGCACAGCCGCTGCCGTGAGCAAGATGCATCAACACGGCCTCGTCCACAAGGATATCAAGCCGGCTAATATCCTGGTGAACTGCGCTGATGGGCGGGTGCGCCTCACCGGGTTCGGTCTTGCGTCACGCTTACCGCGCGAGCGGCAGGCGCCCGAACCGCCCGAAATCATCGCCGGAACGCTCGCTTACATGGCGCCCGAACAGACCGGACGGATGAATCGCTCGATCGACTCACGCAGTGACCTCTACGCCCTGGGCGTCACGTTCTACGAGATGCTAACGGGAGCGCTGCCGTTCAACGCGTCCGATCCGATAGAATGGGTGCACTGCCACGTTGCGAGGCGGCCGGTGGCGCCCGCCGAGCGGCTGAATGATATCCCGAATGCCACCTCGGCAATCATTATGAAGCTGCTCGCAAAAACGGCCGAGGAGCGCTACCAGACTGCGGGCGGCCTTGAGAGTGATTTGAGACGCTGCTTGGCCGAATGGAAAGCCTTAGATCTCATCGGAGACTTCCCACTAGGCCAACAGGACACGCCCAACCGGCTACTGATTCCCGAGAAATTGTACGGACGAGCGCGCGACATCGAGACCTTACGCGCCGCTTTTGACCGTGTCATCCAGAGCGGCACCCCGGAACTGGTGCTGGTCTCCGGGTATTCCGGAATTGGTAAATCTTCGGTCGTCAATGAACTGCATAAGGTGCTCGTCCCAGCGCGCGCCCTGTTCGCCGCGGGCAAGTTCGATCAATATAAACGCGATATCCCTTATTCGACGCTGGTGCAGGCTTTTCGGAGCCTCGTCCGACCTCTTCTCGGGAAGAGCGACATCGAACTGAACGGTTGGCGTGACACCCTTCTGGAGGCGCTGGGCCCGAACGGACGGCTCATGATCGACCTCGTACCCGAACTGAAGCTGATTATCGGAGAACAGCCGGCGCTTCCAGACCTTCCGCCACAGGACGCGCAACGGCGCTTCCAGCTAGTGTTTCGGCGGTTGATCGGCGTGTTCGCGCGACCCGAACATCCACTTGCACTTTTTCTCGACGACTTGCAGTGGGTCGACACAGCCACGCTGGACCTCATGGAGCACTTGTTCATACAGCCAGACGTTCGGCATCTGATGTTGATTGGCGCCTACCGGGACAATGAAGTCGATCCCGCTCACCCGCTCATGCGCAAGCTCGTGGCGATCCGTAATGCGGGCGTGCTTGTCCGGGAGATCAAGCTCGGGCCTCTGTCCCATGAAGACGTGGGGCAGCTGATTGCCGATACGGTTCGCTGCGAACGTGCGCGCGCCGCCCCGCTCACGCAGCTCGCGCACGAAAAAACCGCTGCGAACCCGTTTTTCCTGATCCAGTTTCTTCAGGTGCTTGCCGAACGAGGTTTGCTCACGTTCGAACACGACCAGGCGCGGTGGTCGTGGGACCTCGATCGCATTCATGCCAAGGGTTACACCGATAATGTGGTGGACCTCATGGTCACCAGGCTCACGCGCCTCCCCGCCGAAACCCGGACGGCGCTCCAGGAGTTGGCCTGTCTCGGCAACGTCGCCGCGATCACGATGCTTTCGACCGTTCTGGGGGTCTCGGAGGAGCAGATCCACACCAATCTGTGGGAAGCTGTCCGTCAGGAACTGGTCGAGCGTAGGGAAGGCTCCTACAGGTTCATCCATGACCGGGTACAGGAGTCTGCCTACGCGCTGATCCCGGAAGCTTTGCAGGCCGAGACGCACCTTCGAATAGGAAGGCTGCTCGCGGCACACACACCTCCCGAAAAGCGGGAGGAGGCGATCTTCGAGATCGTCAATCAGCTCAACCGCGCCACGGCTTTGATCACCTTACGCGACGAGCGGGAGCAACTCGCCGGGTTCAACCTGATCGCGGGCAAACGCGCGAAGGCGTCGAGCGCGTACGCCTCGGCCCTGAGCTATCTCGCCACAGCCGGGCTGGTGCTGGCGGAGGACCGCTGGGAGCGGTGCTACCGTCTCGTGTTCGCGATAGAGCTCGATCGCGCTGAGTGCGAATTTCTGACTGGCGACTTGGCCGCGGCGAACGAGCGACTTTTGACCCTGTCCCAGCGCGCGGCAAATATAGTCGATAAATCCGCCGCCACGTGTTTGCGGATTGTCCTCAACCTAACGCTTGATCGCCAAGAGCATGCCGTTGAAATCGGCCTCGAATATCTCCGGGGGGTCGGCATCGCGTGGCCGCCTCACCCAACGGAGGCGGAGGCATGGCAGGAATACGAACGCATGCGGGAGCAGCTTGGCGGTCGGCCGATCGAAGCGCTGTTCGATCTGCCACTGATTTTGGATCCGGCCTGGCGCGGCACGATGGAGGTTCTAATGAATCTCTGCACGCCGGCGTTCTTCAACGACAAGAATCTGTGGGTGCTGGTCCTGCTCAGGATGGCGAGCCTGAGCATCGAGCATGGCAATAGCGATGCATCTTGTTTCGCCTACGCATATCTGGTCATGATCGTCGGATCCCGCTTCGGCGACTACCGAACGGCGTATCGCTTCACTCAGCTCAGTTTTGATCTGATGGAGAAGAAGGGGCTCGACCGCTTCAGGACCCGTGTGTACGGCGCCGGAAACTTTTGCGTGCCGTGGACCCGTCATTTGCGCGAGGCTCGTCCGCTGCTTCGCCGCGCCCTAGTAACGGGACCGGAATCCGGCGACGTGACGTTTACGGCCTACACCTATAACAATCTCGTTGCGAACCTTCTCGGTTGCGGAGAGCCTCTCGAAGAGGCACAGCGCGAAGCGGAGAACGGGCTCAGATTCGCACAGAAGGCGCGCTTCGGCATGTCCGTTGACATCATGGCCACTCAGCTCGGTCTCGTTAAGACTCTCAGAGGTCTAACGCCGTCTTTCGGTTCATTCCACGATGAGGAATTCGACGAGTACAGCTTCGAGCAACATCTTGAGAGCCAACCGTACCATCTGCCTGGCTGTTGGTATTGGATCCGAAAGCTGCAGGCTCGCTTGTATGCAGGCGACTACAGGAAGGCAGTCGCAGCAGCTGCGAAGGCACGACCGCTCCTTTGGACGACCACCTCTCTCTTCGAGGAGGCCGAGTATCATTTTTACGGAGCGCTCGCGAGGGCGATCGCCTCGGATTCTGCAACTCCCGATGAGCGCCGCGAGCTTCTCGAAGTTCTCGCCGAGCATCACGAACGGCTCGCATTTTGGGCCGAGAATTGTCTGGAAAACTTCGAACATCGCGCCGCGTTGGTGGGGGCGGAGATCGCACGCGTGGAGGGACGCGAGCTCGATGCTGAGCATCTCTACGAAAGGGCTATTCGCTCCGCCCGCGCACACGGCTTTGTCCACAACGAGGCGCTCGCTTACGAAGTGGCCGCGCGCTTTTACGCGGCGCGTGGGTTCACGCAGATCGCGGACCTGTATCTGCGGAACGCTCGCTACGGCTACCTCCGTTGGGGAGCCGATGGCAAGGTGCGACAACTTGACGAGATGCATCCACATCTCCGGGCGAATGAGCTGGTCCCCGGCCCGACGAACACGATGGGCGCGCCGATTGAACACCTCGACCTCGCAACCGTGATCAAGGTGTCACAAGCCGTCTCGGGCGAGATCGTGCTGGAGAAATTGCTCGACACGATCATTCGCACCGCGATGGTACAGGCGGGTGCCGAGCGAGCTCTGATAATTCTTGCGCGCGACGTCGCACAGCGGATCGCCGCCGAAGCCACGACAAGCGGGGATTCGGTCGCCGTGCATTTGCGCGACGAGGCGGCGGGAGAAGCCGCGCTGCCGGAGTCGATCCTCCACTACGTCCTGCGCACTCGCGAGATCGTCATTCTCGATGATGCGTCGGCGCACTCGCCGTTTTCCGCCGATCCGTACATTCGTCAACGTCGGGCCCGTTCAGTTCTCTGCGTGCCGCTACTCACTCAGGCCAAGCTGATCGGCGCGCTTTACCTGGAGAACAACCTCGCTCCTCGCGTTTTCGCGCCTGCGCGAATTTCGGTGTTGAAGCTGCTCGCTTCGCAGGCTGCGATCTCACTGGAAAATACTAGTTTGTACCGCGATCTGGCAGAGCGCGAAGCGAAGATCCGACACCTGGTTGACGCCAACATCATTGGGATTTTCATCTGGAATGTCGAAGGTCAGGTTATCGAGGCAAATGACGCGTTCCTGCACATGGTGGGATATGACCGTGAGGACCTCACCTCTGGGCGGGTGAATCAGACAGATCTGACACCGCCGGAATGGCACGCGCGCGACGCGCCGATGGTGGCGGAGCTGAAGACGATTGGAACCGTGCAGCCTTTTGAGAAGGAGTATTTCCGCAAGGACGGTAGTCGTGTGCCCGTGCTGATCGGCGTCACTGCGTTTCACGAGAAACGAGACCAAGGGGTTGGCTTCGTGCTCGATTTGACCGAACGCAAGAGGGCTGAGCGCGCGCTGCGGGACAGTGAGGAACTTAAGCGAAAAATTATCGAGAGCAGCACGGACTGTATCGAGGTGCTGGACTTGGACGGAAACCTGCTATTCATGAGCAGTAGCGGTCAACACTTGCTCGAAATAGACGATATTGGTCCTTACCTGAATTCCTGCTGGGTCGACTTTTGGCGGCCGCAAGACCGCTCCAGGGTAAGCGAAGCCATTGCTGCCGCACGGGCTGGAGGAATTGGCAAATTTCAGGCGTTCTGTCCGTCGGCAAAGGGCGTTCCGCGCTGGTGGGATGTAATCACCACGCCTATCTGTAATGCGGACGGCGAGCCCGAGCAACTGCTATTGGTGTCGCGTGACATTACGGAACGCAAGCGGGCTGAAGCGCAAGCACTCGAGGGCGAGCAGCGCTACCGTGACGTGCAGATGGAGCTGGCGCACGCGAATCGGGTCGCGACCATGGGACAACTCACGGCTTCGATCGCCCATGAAGTGAAGCAGCCTATCGCCTCGAGCGTCAACAACGCCGAGTCGGCCCTGAACTGGTTGAATCGTCCAGCCCCGAATCTGGACGAAGCGCGTGAGGCGATCGCTTGCGTCGTCGACGACGGCCACCGGGCCGCCGAGGTGATCGACCGCATCCGTGACCTCGTAAGGAAAGCGCCGCCGTTGCAGGACCGCTTAGAGATCAACCGCGCGATCCGCCAGGTGATAGAGCTCACCCGTGGCGAAGCGGTGAAGAACCGCGTTTCGGTGGACACGCAACTCGCGGAAGAGTTGCCGCCCATTGCAGGAGACCGGGTGCAACTGCAGCAAGTGATCCTGAACCTGATCATCAACGCCATCCAGGCCATGAGCGCCACCACAGACGGGCCGCGTCGATTGGTGATCAGCACCGGGAAAGCGGAGTCCGGTGGCGTGCTCGTCGCGGTGCGGGATTCGGGTTTCGGGCTGGCGCCTGGGAATCTCGAGCACATCTTCGAGGCCTTCCACACAACCAAGCCGGGCGGTTTTGGACTGGGGCTCTCCATTTGCCGCTCGATCATTGATGCGCATAGTGGGCGACTGTGGGCGAGCGCCAACGAGCCCCGCGGAGCCATCTTCCAATTCACGTTGCCCGCTTACTTGGACAGCGCATCGTGA
- a CDS encoding hypothetical protein (product_source=Hypo-rule applied; cath_funfam=3.30.1740.10), which produces MFVTLVAVLCHVLPAGPRNCVEEIVTDSNLSSITFQSCMIQGQIGIANWMSEHPIYHANWTLQRYKCAPGYYELHVKA; this is translated from the coding sequence ATGTTCGTGACACTTGTGGCCGTTCTCTGCCATGTCTTGCCGGCAGGACCCCGAAATTGTGTCGAAGAGATCGTCACCGATAGCAACCTAAGCAGCATCACCTTTCAAAGCTGCATGATCCAAGGCCAGATAGGCATCGCTAACTGGATGTCCGAGCATCCGATCTATCATGCGAACTGGACGCTCCAGCGTTACAAATGCGCGCCTGGTTATTACGAGCTGCACGTCAAGGCGTGA
- a CDS encoding hypothetical protein (product_source=Hypo-rule applied; superfamily=56091): MRAILDRHTHEYELRNELDGARAAPSLEFARNGGRSMLVFANPGSEPLDRLIGAPMEMGCFLGFAIDGEVSVLKRPFAVLRSRSKSARSSTMSVFPRSFIECGR; the protein is encoded by the coding sequence ATGCGGGCAATCCTCGATCGTCACACGCATGAATACGAGCTAAGGAACGAGCTGGATGGTGCACGGGCGGCGCCTTCACTGGAGTTCGCGCGCAATGGCGGCCGGTCCATGCTCGTGTTCGCCAATCCGGGTAGCGAGCCGCTCGATCGGCTGATCGGCGCGCCCATGGAAATGGGATGCTTCCTGGGTTTTGCGATCGACGGGGAAGTGAGCGTGCTGAAACGCCCGTTCGCCGTGTTGCGATCGCGATCGAAATCCGCAAGGAGCTCAACGATGTCCGTCTTCCCTCGGAGCTTCATTGAATGCGGGCGATGA
- a CDS encoding branched-chain amino acid transport system substrate-binding protein (product_source=KO:K01999; cath_funfam=3.40.50.2300; cog=COG0683; ko=KO:K01999; pfam=PF13458; superfamily=53822): protein MRSRILRTALKRYKVFVKLAIAKTKLSEAGGCVMKLIEWLGAILILGLVGSASISPAARAADDIVIGFAVALSGPVAAYDDNSAKMAQVFIDDVNVKGGLLGRRLRAVFADTKSDRAEGARAGLEVLRLGADVVIGTCDYDYGAAALTQSEKAGKIGIFLCAEDAKAGVAGVGPLTFTAGVAAQLEGASLAEWGYQKKGFRNAYVLLDDSIEYTKSVCSGFDWLFPKEGGKIVGRDTFRNDDVSIASQVTRLRAAISAGKVDVVMLCSYLPGGSSAIRQIRAAGIELPILASSAFDGTYWLGGVPHLTNFYVPVQASVYHDDPRPAIGELIARYKQMFKDGPVTQFAFPIYAFLQLWAKAVEQTGTVDAEKVVATLNTYHDEPSILGPRSFTEKLHIQVRSPFLIVSISNQIGEVVDSWRLSEPIPNDVLYRLKR, encoded by the coding sequence GTGCGGTCAAGGATCTTGCGAACGGCGTTGAAGCGGTACAAGGTTTTCGTCAAGCTTGCCATTGCGAAGACCAAGCTCTCGGAAGCTGGCGGGTGTGTGATGAAACTGATCGAATGGTTAGGCGCAATACTGATACTTGGCCTAGTGGGTTCAGCGAGCATCAGCCCAGCTGCGAGAGCCGCGGACGATATTGTCATTGGATTTGCCGTCGCCCTGTCTGGCCCGGTTGCCGCTTACGACGACAATAGCGCGAAGATGGCGCAAGTCTTCATCGATGATGTTAATGTCAAGGGTGGTTTACTCGGTAGACGGCTAAGGGCGGTGTTCGCTGACACCAAATCTGATCGCGCCGAGGGCGCCAGAGCTGGTCTAGAGGTGCTCCGGCTGGGTGCCGACGTGGTTATCGGTACCTGCGACTACGACTACGGAGCTGCCGCCCTGACGCAGTCGGAAAAGGCTGGCAAGATCGGCATTTTCCTCTGCGCTGAGGATGCTAAGGCAGGTGTTGCTGGTGTAGGTCCGCTCACGTTCACGGCGGGGGTCGCTGCGCAATTGGAGGGCGCCTCGCTCGCGGAATGGGGCTACCAGAAAAAGGGCTTCCGCAATGCGTACGTGCTTCTGGACGACAGCATAGAGTACACTAAGTCGGTATGCTCCGGGTTCGATTGGTTATTCCCAAAAGAGGGTGGCAAAATTGTCGGCCGGGACACGTTCAGGAACGATGACGTGTCGATCGCCTCCCAGGTGACGCGATTGCGCGCAGCGATTAGCGCAGGAAAAGTCGACGTGGTCATGTTATGCAGTTATTTGCCAGGAGGCTCTAGTGCCATCCGTCAGATTCGCGCGGCTGGCATAGAACTACCGATCCTCGCGAGCAGCGCATTTGACGGCACCTATTGGCTCGGTGGGGTTCCCCATTTGACCAACTTTTACGTCCCAGTTCAGGCGTCGGTGTATCATGATGATCCGCGGCCTGCTATCGGAGAGCTGATTGCCCGGTACAAGCAGATGTTCAAAGATGGGCCAGTGACACAGTTTGCCTTTCCGATCTATGCTTTCCTGCAGCTGTGGGCGAAGGCCGTGGAGCAGACCGGCACGGTCGATGCGGAAAAGGTCGTCGCCACGCTAAATACCTATCACGACGAGCCCTCCATCCTCGGCCCGCGATCCTTTACGGAGAAGTTGCACATCCAAGTTCGGTCGCCATTTCTGATCGTATCGATCAGCAATCAAATTGGCGAAGTGGTTGATTCCTGGCGGCTCAGCGAGCCAATTCCGAACGACGTTCTCTATCGGTTGAAACGGTAA
- a CDS encoding two-component sensor histidine kinase (product_source=COG3920; cath_funfam=3.30.565.10; cog=COG3920; pfam=PF07568; superfamily=55874), which produces MKVAPSRFSVTELAAPLPTTLLRELNHRINNEFASAISQVSVAAVRTDNVEVKSALSNVVELLHQYAGVHRALRMPDPNVVINAADYLRALCHSLNRSKLEGMGIRLVFSADAVWLESERCWRLGMMVYELVSNAARHAFWAEEGEIRVELSRARAFAKCKVSDDGTAVAGVRPGRGLRIIGDLATSLGGRIDHSNSSGGRSFALSLPFSGQEHRANRSNSRSLHWTVSERSLEGPQHAQL; this is translated from the coding sequence ATGAAAGTTGCACCTTCGCGCTTTTCAGTTACCGAACTTGCCGCCCCGCTACCCACTACGCTTCTGCGCGAATTGAACCACAGGATCAATAACGAATTCGCGTCGGCGATCAGTCAAGTTTCTGTTGCGGCCGTGCGAACGGACAACGTGGAGGTGAAGAGCGCGTTGAGTAATGTCGTTGAGTTGCTTCATCAATACGCTGGCGTCCACCGGGCTTTGAGGATGCCGGACCCGAATGTTGTCATCAACGCCGCAGACTATCTGCGAGCACTTTGCCATTCGCTGAACCGATCCAAGTTGGAGGGTATGGGCATAAGGCTCGTATTTTCGGCTGACGCAGTATGGCTCGAATCGGAAAGGTGCTGGCGCTTAGGGATGATGGTGTACGAGCTGGTAAGCAATGCGGCACGCCATGCATTCTGGGCTGAAGAAGGGGAAATTCGAGTCGAGCTATCGCGGGCGCGTGCGTTTGCAAAGTGCAAAGTCTCAGATGATGGGACAGCTGTGGCTGGCGTTAGACCGGGACGCGGCTTAAGGATCATCGGTGATCTGGCCACAAGCCTTGGTGGCCGGATCGATCATTCAAATAGCTCCGGAGGACGTTCTTTCGCATTGTCGCTGCCATTCAGCGGACAGGAGCACCGGGCCAATCGGTCGAACAGCCGCTCGCTGCACTGGACTGTGTCCGAGCGTAGCCTGGAAGGCCCGCAGCATGCCCAGCTATAG
- a CDS encoding transposase (product_source=KO:K07484; cog=COG3436; ko=KO:K07484; pfam=PF05717), protein MIPIPSGVRVWIATGHTDMRRGMQSLALTVQEGLKRDPHAGDLYIFRGRRGDLVKILWHDGLGMSLYAKRLDRGKFIWPSASAGAVSVSAAQMAYMLEGIDWRNPQLTWRPQSAG, encoded by the coding sequence ATGATCCCGATCCCGAGCGGCGTCAGGGTCTGGATCGCCACCGGCCACACCGACATGCGCCGCGGCATGCAAAGTCTGGCCCTGACGGTTCAGGAGGGCTTGAAGCGCGATCCTCATGCCGGCGATCTCTATATCTTCCGGGGTCGCCGCGGCGATCTGGTCAAGATTTTATGGCATGACGGGTTAGGCATGTCGCTCTATGCCAAACGCCTGGACCGCGGCAAGTTCATCTGGCCCTCAGCATCCGCTGGTGCGGTGTCGGTCTCAGCGGCCCAGATGGCTTATATGCTGGAAGGGATCGACTGGAGAAATCCGCAACTAACATGGCGACCGCAGAGCGCCGGCTGA
- a CDS encoding hypothetical protein (product_source=Hypo-rule applied) yields the protein MPSYSPDLIRRITGVLDEIIPAIPVCDATSAHISRIATCMLKAAEEGQTSYLNLLAVASAEIDTISK from the coding sequence ATGCCCAGCTATAGCCCGGACCTCATCAGGCGGATAACCGGGGTCCTGGACGAGATCATCCCGGCAATACCCGTTTGCGACGCAACGTCCGCGCATATTAGCCGTATTGCAACATGCATGCTCAAGGCCGCCGAAGAAGGGCAGACGAGCTATCTGAACCTGTTGGCCGTTGCGTCAGCCGAGATCGATACAATCTCTAAATAG